The Maniola jurtina chromosome 20, ilManJurt1.1, whole genome shotgun sequence genome includes the window GTGGATGATTTCGTTTTCGTTTCTCGACCGCGAACACTGTCTCGAacataaacatattataatatctggACGGAAAACAGGGAAGGAAACCATTCACACATCTCTTCTCTTATTTACCTACCGTATCTACTCGGaggggtttaaaaaaatataaagtgacTACCGCCGCCAATGGCAataatttgcagcaccagaggaaccgccaattgTTGctggttttttaagaatttggCATACAGagagagaacgagatttcgattcttaggttttacagtaggtacctactgttattatcagatgataatgataataaccGCGACAGACGGCTTAACGGTTCTCCGAGACACGGAGGAATCGAGAAGGCCGAAAAGCGATCTCCAAATTCGGTCATCCATCCAgctaccgacttgggtcaacgttgcttaacaatcgaaATCGATTCATATGCGttttgtcacaactaggccacataTTACcccaatacctacctacttactttacttacaCGTTTTGCTTACCTAAGTAATTTAGTCGTACTTTGTTTCTCAACACATTAAATTCTTCAGGGGCTGTACGGGGTTATTCTCGGCATCTTGGCGTCAGCAACAGTGATCAGTGCTTACAAAAATCCGTATTATGCAGCGAACAGAACCGTGAATGTTCACCTTTTCGAGTGGAAATGGGATGACATAGCTGATGAGTGTGAACGGTTTTTGGGACCTCGCGGATTTGGAGgaattcaagtaggtacctacttaataagtaaACTTTAAGACATGGCTTCGCTATTTTTCTTAGTGGCAAGGAAGTGGGAAGTGGAAACTACCAACCGGATGGAACGATGCGTGAGATGGAACGATTTTGTAAGATGTAATTTCTTTAGCCTGAGGGCTGGTTTACCCAAAGAAATCTTcgattacctaagtatattttgttGGATATTGATAAATTGGCTTATCAGACATTCTCCACATAAATATATGGAAGAAGAAGATAGACATACCTTATACGTCCTATCAGTACTTACATAATTAGTTTTGAATTGGGAAGACTTTCAATGTTGCGTATAAAAACGCCTTGCctattaaaatctgttcaccCATGTGGGATCTACGATGCCCCAAAATGGTGTAACTATAATTCAATATCGACAGATCGAGGTTGGCAATCGGGTTATGAGACGGGTGGACGGGGCCGCACACTCGCACGTCACCCACGCTCGTCCACACTGGGTTAGTGCGGGGGCTATATTATGTGCGGTTGTGTAGCGCGTCCCAATCCCATCgcaatctgtcgcgtactatacttatatttacattttaaggtATCTCCTCCTAACGAGAATGTGATTCTAAGGAATTACAATCGGCCATGGTGGGAGCGATACCAAACGATGTCCTACCACTTGGTGACCAGGTCTGGAGATGAGCGGCAATTCGCTAACATGGTGCGCCGTTGCAATAATGCGGGTGTTAGGTAAGTAAAACTAAATTCACGAGTAAAGAGTCTCCAGGGTTGGTTgacattgaaatatttttttagtaggtagaccCAGCCAGATCCggatcaaaaattgcggaactggTTGAACCTGCATCCCTCTGGCTATTGTATCGCGGCCTTAGTAGTGCCTTTACCTATTAGTCCGCGTAGACCACCTAGAATCGTGCCTAATTGAAAGTCCGTTTAGTGTAGAGAGCTTCCGATCTTGCAATACTTTAACGCCCGGGATAAATAAGTTCGCTTAttaataggtagtaggtacggtcggcctcagaattcaagtagcaattccgctaaactattgcatcaaaaacctgtcgcacttatgtcatttttctataaaaacgCCACACAAACCTaatgcatgtgcataaccgtgccacgtgAATATGATCatcaaggtgctaaacgacttaaggcctttgactgtacctaagAACACTTTTCTCAGGATTTACGTCGACGCAGTTATCAACCACATGACAGGGGAGCCTACGGAGAATGTCGGTACGGCTGGCAACACTGCGGTGTTCAGAGAGTGGCACTACCCCGCAGTGCCCTACACGCGGGAACATTTCAATTGGCCCCAGTGTGGCATCCAGGGCTCAGACTTCGTCAATGACGCGTGGAGGGTGAGTTGAGCCAGGCCGGGCTTACTTGTTCACGTGACCCATTCATTGCGCAGTCATACGCCACGTGTTCAGAtcggactacttgttttgcgatcactgtaCTTTAATAGGTAGTCTATCGTAAAGCCTGGCGTGCTGACGCTCGAGGCACGCACCTATGAATTCTTgagtttttaaattcagatacaagttagcccttgactgcaatctcacctggtggcaagtgatgatgcagtctaagatggaagcgggctgacctggaaggcttatggcagttttcactaaacctatactcctttggtttctacacggcatcgtaccagaactctaaatcgcttggcggtacggctttgccggtagggtggtaaatagccacggccaaagcctttTACCAGACCAATTAAATTGATCATCACGCCAATTTGCATTGCACCACCGCTCCCCGCCACATTCTTCAGGtcgtcggtccagcgggctgggtcgtcccacactgcgcggTTTCCAAAGAGTGAACAAAAATCCGAAATTCGGAGTTGAAATCGACAAAATTGTATTAGATTAAAATAGGTATAAGATTTATTAGCACTTGACCAAATTGCAGGTACGCAATTGTGAGCTGGTGGGTCTGAAGGATCTCAATCAAAGAAACGAGCACGTGAGACTCATGATTGTTAACTTCATGAATAAACTCATCGACTTAGGCGTTGCTGGCTTTAGGTAAGATCAAAGATGTACAAAACAATTCACCTTATTGTGTGATCGCCTCATTTTCCAAATACAATCTGCTCTGGATTTTACTGGATTTCCTTTTTTCTACgttaagaatatttttatttattattattttatttaagataattttcataattttctgACAAACCCAAATGTTATATTCCCTGATATCTCTAGTAACCTGAGCATGGCGCTTCCAACATCAATGAATGTGCATGATTTGCTCATTGatccaaacaaattatcagatTTTTGGACAATCCCCAACGATTGCTtgattttttcaataatttacCCCTTACGATTCGTAATATAGCTACGTGCGAAAATCATAACAATTGAAACAAAAGCTCACAGTACCTTCTAATTCACCAACAGAATCGACGCAGCCAAACACATGTGGCCTCAAGACTTAGATGTAATTTATAATAGACTGAAAAATCTGAACACTGCCCACGGCTTTCCATCAAACGCTAGACCTTACATTTACCAGGAAGTCATCGACTATGGAGGGGAAGCTATAAGCAGGGACGAGTACACCCCCTTAGCCGCTGTCACAGAGTTTAGAGTTGGAATGGATTTAAGTAATGCCTTTAGAGGTAACAACGCTTTGAAATGGTTACAATCTTGGGGACCTCAATGGGGTCTCCTAGCTTCCCAAGACGCTTTAACCTTTATCGATAACCATGATAACGAAAGAGGCCATGGTGGCGGTGGTGGAGTTTTAACCTACAAGCAGGGACGGCCATACAGAGCAGCCATAGCTTTTCTGCTAGCTCATCCGTATGGAGAGCCGCAGATTATGAGCAGTTTCGCTTTCCTGGACTCAGAAGTTGGACCGCCAATGGATAGGAACCAGAATATTATATCTCCATCTATTAACTCAGTGAGTTCCTTTAATTCTACTTCTCCCGTTAGAGGTAGTATATTCCTTGTCCTACATTTTATGACTGGACTATAATCAAAAAATCTTCGCTTACGCTGCCTTGATTCTCTTAAATTATGTGTTCTTTTTTAATTGTGCTAATTGCTAAAAGCTTTAGAGGTTGAGATAGTAGAGTTTctacataaattaattactattaaaaaaataaaaaaatccatacttatataagtTATAGCTGGAGCAGaagctttattatttttataaaatctcaGGGATTTTGATAAGGACGCTATTTATTTCCCTACAGGATGGCACTTGCGGCAACGGCTGGGTATGCCAGCACCGTTGGCGTCAAATCTTTGCCATGGTTGGTTTTCGCAATGCCGCCGCTAGGACAGGCGTCACCAACTGGTGGGACAACGGTAACAGCCAGATCGCCTTCTGCCGCGGCAACAACGCCTTCATCGCCTTCAATAACAACGCGTGGGACCTCAACCTCATCTTGCAGGTTATTTTTTTCACAGCATTTTCACTTTTCATAGACCAACTTTCACTTTCACTTCAATCTTCACCTTCACTTTTATTTCACGTAAGGGCAgtagcagtaggtacctatctttagCAATGGTTCAATCAAATGTTTGTTTTCTGGTAATGTCGCCACCAGGACAGGTGTCAGCAAGAGGTAGGTTCTAGTAGGACAGTAATAACAGCCAGACCACCTTTCGCGGTGTCAAAATCGTCTCGATCACCTTCAGTAACAACCTGTGGGACCTCAACCTTAActtaaaagttattattttcacCTTACTTACACCAAAGATTCTTCTCATTTTCAATTTCTGGTCAAGATTTTTAGCAATAGCTCAGTCCAACGCTTGTTTTCGCTTCATATCAGGACAAGCGTCAAAACTGGCGCGATAACGGTAACAACAAAATCGCCTTTTTCCGTGGCGATAACATCTTCATTGCCTTTATAACTACCAGTGTGATTTCAACCTTACTCACAAGTTATTACTTCCACCTAGCtttcaccaaaaaatctttTCAATTTCACTTTTCTTTCACGTAAGAGTCCCAGACACGAGTATTGTTCACCTTTAGTAACTTATTAAATCCTTACAGACCTGTCTCCCAGCCGGAACCTATTGTGACGTGATATCGGGCAACAAAGTGAACAACTCCTGCCAAGGGAAAACGGTCAGAGTGGGCAATGACGGCAGAGCGCAAATATCCATAGGCGCTCACGATTATGACATGATGCTGGCTATTCATATTGGACCTGAGGTAAGACTTAGGAGGACTAAATTTTAttagaatagaaaagaatacattttatattcaaataatcttttacaaagtgcttttgaatcgtcaaaataatccaccactggttcggaatgccgctgACCAAGGTCTTGCTTGGCAGTTTATATATAAGTTTTCGCACATGGAGATCGGGCGCATGTACTATCGCCTCATCCTCTAAGTCGTGGTAGCAGCCATAGCGTCTAAAAAAGAAGCTCAAGTGGTACATCTGCATCTATGAAAATGCtctataataat containing:
- the LOC123875592 gene encoding alpha-amylase 2-like; translated protein: MGLYGVILGILASATVISAYKNPYYAANRTVNVHLFEWKWDDIADECERFLGPRGFGGIQVSPPNENVILRNYNRPWWERYQTMSYHLVTRSGDERQFANMVRRCNNAGVRIYVDAVINHMTGEPTENVGTAGNTAVFREWHYPAVPYTREHFNWPQCGIQGSDFVNDAWRVRNCELVGLKDLNQRNEHVRLMIVNFMNKLIDLGVAGFRIDAAKHMWPQDLDVIYNRLKNLNTAHGFPSNARPYIYQEVIDYGGEAISRDEYTPLAAVTEFRVGMDLSNAFRGNNALKWLQSWGPQWGLLASQDALTFIDNHDNERGHGGGGGVLTYKQGRPYRAAIAFLLAHPYGEPQIMSSFAFLDSEVGPPMDRNQNIISPSINSDGTCGNGWVCQHRWRQIFAMVGFRNAAARTGVTNWWDNGNSQIAFCRGNNAFIAFNNNAWDLNLILQTCLPAGTYCDVISGNKVNNSCQGKTVRVGNDGRAQISIGAHDYDMMLAIHIGPESRL